From the Gallaecimonas kandeliae genome, one window contains:
- a CDS encoding thioredoxin-like domain-containing protein — protein sequence MRILSLLLTLFLVTAQAQGREQAVPFGPELQWLNVEHPLTLDELKGKVVILDFWTYGCINCMHILPDLKKLEDKYGNKLAVISVHSPKFDNEKHIDTLRHIVARYGITHPVANDVEFSLWQQYGVRAWPTFVILTPDGQVVGQTSGEGRYPLLDKVVAALVDEFKGKFNEKPLPLKLIHFKDSPLAAPGKVRVRGDLVAISDSGHNRIVFARPDGKVVKVVGSGQACAKDGSSDSACFDSPQGSLFQGQALLVADTNNHLIRRIDLRNFRVSTVAGTGKLGSYLGGEGKALDTALRSPWDLAALPDGGVAIAMAGSHQIWQLKDGQLSVLAGSGREGLTDGTFPSAAFSQPSGLYADGDGLWEADPESSAIRHLDLAKQQVTTLVGKGLFDFGLKDGSFKDALLQHALGVIRWDDHRLLVADTYNHALRWLDLDKHSVSTMPLPEGTLNEPGGLARLGDQVLVADTNHDRLVLIDPSNNKVTTYNLKF from the coding sequence GGCGGTACCCTTCGGCCCCGAGCTGCAGTGGCTCAACGTCGAACACCCCCTGACCCTGGATGAACTCAAGGGCAAGGTGGTGATCCTCGATTTCTGGACTTACGGCTGCATCAACTGCATGCACATACTGCCGGACCTCAAGAAACTCGAAGACAAGTACGGCAACAAGCTGGCGGTGATCTCCGTCCACTCCCCCAAGTTCGACAACGAGAAACACATCGACACCCTGCGGCACATAGTGGCGCGCTACGGCATCACCCACCCGGTGGCCAATGACGTGGAATTCAGCCTGTGGCAGCAATACGGGGTGCGGGCCTGGCCGACCTTCGTGATCCTGACCCCGGACGGCCAGGTGGTGGGCCAGACCTCGGGCGAGGGGCGCTACCCGTTGTTGGACAAGGTGGTGGCGGCCCTGGTGGACGAGTTCAAGGGCAAGTTCAACGAGAAACCGCTGCCGCTCAAGCTGATCCACTTCAAGGACAGCCCCCTGGCGGCCCCGGGTAAGGTCAGGGTCAGGGGCGATCTCGTCGCCATCTCCGACTCCGGCCACAACCGTATCGTCTTCGCCCGCCCGGACGGCAAGGTGGTCAAGGTGGTGGGCTCGGGCCAGGCCTGTGCCAAGGACGGCAGTAGCGACAGCGCCTGCTTCGACTCGCCCCAGGGCAGCCTCTTCCAGGGCCAGGCCCTGCTGGTGGCCGATACCAACAACCACCTGATCCGCCGCATCGACCTGCGCAATTTCAGGGTCAGCACCGTCGCCGGTACCGGCAAGCTCGGCAGCTACCTGGGCGGTGAGGGCAAGGCCCTCGACACTGCCCTGCGCTCTCCCTGGGATCTGGCGGCCCTGCCGGACGGTGGCGTCGCCATCGCCATGGCCGGCAGCCACCAGATCTGGCAGCTCAAGGACGGCCAACTGTCGGTGCTGGCAGGTAGCGGCCGTGAAGGCTTGACTGATGGTACCTTCCCGAGCGCCGCCTTCAGCCAGCCCTCTGGCCTCTATGCCGACGGTGACGGGCTCTGGGAGGCCGATCCCGAGTCGTCCGCCATCCGCCACCTGGACTTGGCCAAGCAGCAAGTCACCACCCTGGTAGGCAAGGGCCTCTTCGACTTCGGCCTCAAAGACGGCAGCTTCAAGGACGCGCTCTTGCAGCACGCCCTGGGGGTGATCCGCTGGGACGACCACCGCCTGCTGGTGGCCGACACCTACAACCATGCCTTGCGCTGGTTGGATCTCGACAAGCACAGTGTCAGCACAATGCCGCTGCCCGAGGGTACCCTCAACGAGCCGGGCGGCCTCGCCAGGCTGGGGGATCAGGTGCTGGTGGCCGACACCAACCACGACAGGCTGGTCCTTATCGACCCAAGTAATAACAAGGTCACAACCTATAACTTGAAGTTTTGA